The bacterium genome includes a region encoding these proteins:
- a CDS encoding HEAT repeat domain-containing protein: MIRRWAVVLGIGAFACLVVAFAVLSLQPKRDSSGLDVPIKYVTPEKHRKALPHLGAKSGPQSLALESLSVEELIELLGSKDNEVTKRAARKLEGMGSSAVPALIKRLSETLSVGNGFNKLRWWCVNALGSIKDKRATDVLVKCAVMDGDPHARWRSIWALNVIGEERRAVLLKAYLKSSNKLERFNAATALSSMDIDDGVKEIEEATKSSDMWLRWQAVSALGRIKSPETLAVLKDCLKDPDGSIRQEAAMSLGRLKNIKAAPALVEALVDTKAGVRWRAARSLGQLGAKEAIAALVKLLDDPDGSVRGQTAIALGELGCKDRSVARKVINMLSDADKDVRSKAAVAIGTICSSDDVEPVNKALQSEQDERVKRKLERSLRALRSSARRSSLMSTIDDRPCSVISRAA; encoded by the coding sequence ATGATCAGGCGTTGGGCGGTTGTTTTGGGTATAGGGGCTTTTGCGTGCCTCGTCGTAGCGTTTGCGGTGCTTTCGTTACAGCCCAAGAGAGATTCTTCAGGTTTAGATGTGCCCATCAAATATGTAACGCCAGAGAAGCACAGGAAGGCCTTGCCTCATCTTGGGGCGAAGTCTGGTCCTCAGAGCTTGGCTCTGGAATCGCTGTCGGTGGAGGAGCTGATCGAGCTGCTCGGCTCGAAGGACAACGAGGTCACAAAGAGAGCTGCAAGGAAGCTGGAGGGCATGGGCTCTTCGGCGGTCCCAGCGCTCATCAAACGGCTGTCGGAGACTCTCAGCGTGGGCAATGGTTTCAACAAGTTGCGCTGGTGGTGTGTCAATGCGCTGGGCAGCATCAAGGACAAGCGCGCGACTGACGTTCTGGTGAAGTGTGCGGTCATGGACGGGGACCCTCACGCGAGGTGGCGTTCGATCTGGGCGCTCAACGTTATCGGTGAGGAGCGTCGGGCTGTACTTCTAAAGGCGTATCTTAAGAGCAGTAATAAGCTAGAACGTTTCAACGCGGCGACCGCGCTGAGCTCGATGGATATCGACGACGGGGTCAAGGAGATCGAGGAGGCGACCAAGAGCAGCGACATGTGGCTGCGTTGGCAGGCGGTATCAGCGCTTGGTCGGATCAAGAGCCCGGAGACGCTCGCGGTGCTCAAGGATTGTCTGAAGGACCCAGATGGCAGCATTAGGCAGGAAGCGGCGATGTCGCTTGGTCGGCTGAAGAACATCAAGGCGGCACCGGCGCTTGTCGAGGCGCTTGTCGATACAAAGGCCGGAGTGAGGTGGCGTGCGGCGCGGTCGCTGGGCCAGCTCGGGGCCAAGGAAGCCATAGCAGCTCTGGTCAAGCTCTTGGACGACCCAGATGGTTCAGTTCGGGGACAGACGGCGATCGCGCTTGGCGAGCTTGGGTGCAAGGACAGGAGCGTAGCCAGGAAGGTGATCAATATGTTGTCTGACGCTGACAAGGACGTGCGCAGCAAGGCAGCCGTCGCAATAGGCACAATATGCAGTTCCGACGATGTCGAGCCCGTGAACAAGGCCCTTCAGAGCGAGCAGGACGAGCGAGTTAAGCGTAAGCTCGAACGTTCGCTGCGAGCATTGAGGTCCTCCGCCAGAAGATCGTCGCTCATGTCAACGATCGATGATAGGCCTTGCTCGGTGATTTCGAGGGCTGCATAA